Proteins encoded by one window of Microplitis mediator isolate UGA2020A chromosome 1, iyMicMedi2.1, whole genome shotgun sequence:
- the LOC130677225 gene encoding sorting nexin-25 gives MKVITNKLSRTLIISSVSVVLLAVLLTGWKHFFSVLIFFLLTLSCSVIGPLVIVLIQIAFSPKHQTGINTLKTTVELDAFRTMLMKGYEPKVSTIQRQNKYPMIFTRPVDSSLQNLLDLIFRDFIKSWLTDITVFPDELLLTMKQDFWIALQTLNTRLSKIDHTKLIASSIVNKVTFHFEKIRIAQSAVCEGSDPIFILSPHLMSSSTELDYLRAISTLFITYFLPRSYSLSPSKFILREVLTHRIIKPAIDLITDPDYINLKILAYIEQQQLAEAMHRKTYEYAESFEDFIRMIKSSRDLEVLKHIRYNIVTEIMQATTIENVKRAQGLDLDAPSGSNKADVIQGRKLKRYISQLTFAKTTCEHHMQSLGWDGYPIQDCLQDSTERVIPLAIILESVVGRRFLTAFLESVSSQGLIGYWAAVQELRAADKSSWHQLGAEIFYTYIRSPTAEIKVDKSVRKCMEAFLMGDKGPQIFYQVQDDVVKIIEDKYYSSFLVSEQYKQMQEALLVERTDLLVDERVNDCVVNETTLVGEHSNYARSKLDQLAEKLNNKMQALQALKSSLKPESRVLSILAKEVEWLQGEKRQLEAHLTHTEMWAEHLGKWRCDVQSGEIPDNGDPPQFILVVHMAQEENDDGISTGWVVFRKLPEFHELHRKLRLVCTNVKNYELPSQPLKFFGKTDRNALEKAKNQIQRYVNFVLEDDKLNQSEALYSFLSPSSEHLKHVTPSPKKSRFSLATLFKGGSGSGDSREKDEDDDYSLLLEDSEIGRSGAADLAVGKDAIAEPLYALVGEIFDLRGVFRWLRKSLITFVQITYGRTINRQVRDTVAWVFSEPMLNYYIQLFTKSWWPNGQLAPNTPARTDEEKLKTRGEARRQFLNNIPEVLASLVGAQSAQKGATKVFDTLQNVNLNKQLFYDIFEVVLYEIFPELHHQ, from the exons atgAAAGTCATAACAAATAAGTTAAGCAGaacattaataatatcatCAGTTTCCGTTGTTCTACTCGCGGTTTTGTTGACGGGatggaaacattttttttcggtgttaatattttttttattgacattgTCATGCAGTGTCATCGGTCCTTTAGTTATTGTGCTGATACAAATCGCGTTTTCACCAAAACATCAGACTGGTATAAATACATTGAAAACTACTGTCGAATTGGATGCATTCCGTACCATGTTAAtg AAAGGCTATGAACCAAAAGTATCAACAATCCAACGCCAAAACAAGTACCCAATGATCTTTACGCGTCCGGTCGATAGTTCACTGCAGAATCTCTTAGACCTAATCTTCCGGGATTTCATAAAATCATGGCTGACTGACATCACGGTTTTTCCGGACGAGCTACTTTTGACAATGAAACAAGACTTCTGGATCGCGCTCCAAACCCTCAATACCCGGCTCTCGAAAATTGATCACACGAAACTCATTGCCTCAAGTATCGTAAACAAAGTGACCTTTCACTTTGAAAAGATCCGGATTGCCCAATCCGCAGTCTGCGAAGGCTCTGATCCCATTTTCATTCTCTCTCCCCATCTGATGTCTTCATCCACGGAACTGGACTACCTTCGAGCAATCTCTACCCTCTTCATAACTTATTTTCTGCCACGCAGTTACTCTCTTTCTCCATCAAAGTTCATTCTGCGCGAAGTCCTGACCCACAGGATAATAAAACCTGCCATCGATTTGATAACCGATCCGGACTACATAAATCTGAAGATCCTGGCGTACATCGAGCAGCAGCAATTGGCCGAAGCAATGCATCGCAAAACTTATGAGTACGCCGAGTCCTTTGAGGATTTCATTCGGATGATAAAGAGCTCGCGTGACCTAGAAGTCCTCAAACACATTCGCTACAACATCGTGACGGAAATAATGCAAGCGACGACAATCGAAAACGTCAAAAGAGCTCAGGGCCTAGATTTGGACGCACCATCGGGTTCCAATAAGGCTGACGTCATCCAGGGACGGAAACTCAAGCGATACATCAGCCAGTTGACCTTTGCTAAGACCACTTGCGAGCATCACATGCAATCACTTGGTTGGGACGGCTATCCCATTCAAGACTGCCTCCAAGACTCAACCGAACGCGTGATTCCCTTGGCCATAATCCTCGAAAGCGTCGTGGGTCGTCGCTTCCTCACGGCTTTTCTCGAAAGTGTCTCTAGTCAAGGCCTCATCGGCTATTGGGCAGCAGTCCAGGAACTTCGGGCTGCTGATAAGTCATCTTGGCACCAATTGGGCGccgaaattttctacacttacATCAGATCACCCACGGCCGAAATAAAAGTTGACAAGAGCGTCCGCAAATGTATGGAAGCTTTTCTGATGGGAGACAAAGgcccgcaaattttttaccaggTCCAAGATGACGTTGTCAAGATCATTGAAGACAAATATTACTCCTCGTTTCTGGTTAGCGAGCAGTACAAACAGATGCAAGAAGCGTTACTGGTTGAGCGAACAGATTTATTAGTCGACGAGCGTGTTAACGACTGCGTAGTCAATGAAACGACTTTGGTTGGCGAGCATTCGAATTACGCGCGCAGTAAATTGGATCAGTTGGCAGAGAAATTGAACAACAAGATGCAAGCTTTGCAGGCGTTGAAGTCATCTCTGAAGCCCGAAAGCCGCGTGCTGAGTATTCTGGCCAAAGAGGTTGAGTGGCTTCAAGGCGAAAAGCGACAACTTGAGGCCCATCTCACCCATACTGAGATGTGGGCAGAGCATTTGGGCAAATGGCGTTGTGATGTTCAGAGCGGAGAGATTCCAGACAATGGTGACCCTCCGCAGTTTATTCTAGTTGTTCACATGGCACAGGAAGAAAACGACGACGGGATTTCTACCGGATGGGTCGTGTTTCGAAAACTACCAGAGTTCCATGAACTGCATCGCAAATTGAGGCTCGTGTGCACCAATGTAAAGAACTACGAGCTGCCAAGTCAGCCACTGAAATTTTTCGGCAAGACTGATAGGAACGCATTGGAGAAGGCCAAGAACCAGATACAGCGTTACGTTAATTTCGTGCTGGAAGACGATAAGTTGAACCAAAGCGAAGCACTGTACAGTTTCCTAAGTCCCAGTTCTGAGCATCTCAAGCACGTGACGCCCTCGCCGAAGAAGTCGAGGTTCTCACTAGCGACCCTGTTCAAAGGAGGATCCGGCAGCGGGGATTCTAGAGAAAAGGACGAAGATGATGACTATTCATTGCTGCTAGAGGACTCAGAAATCGGTCGATCGGGAGCCGCGGACTTGGCCGTAGGCAAGGACGCAATCGCCGAACCACTTTACGCTCTCGTTGGAGAAATTTTTGACCTGAGAGGGGTCTTTAGGTGGCTAAGAAAGTCTCTGATCACTTTCGTACAGATAACTTATGGCCGGACAATAAATAG gcaaGTTCGTGATACAGTAGCTTGGGTCTTTTCCGAGCCGATGCTAAATTACTACATCCAACTATTTACCAAATCGTGGTGGCCGAATGGGCAACTGGCGCCCAATACCCCGGCTAGAACCGACGAAGAAAAACTTAAAACTCGCGGTGAAGCCAGAAGACAATTTCTTAACAACATTCCTGAGGTGTTGGCTAGTCTCGTTGGCGCCCAAAGTGCGCAGAAAGGTGCTACCAAAGTATTTGACACTCTGCAAAACGTCAATCTcaacaaacaattattttac GATATTTTTGAAGTTGTATTGTATGAAATATTTCCAGAACTTCACCaccagtaa
- the LOC130677272 gene encoding uncharacterized protein LOC130677272: MVLIKNIILSALFASVSCYEFKIFNLSPKIPPITHTNMAQLFELCYANTSNPIAITENLVETFHKNLSITIMAPVIVINENFIAKDIQLYYPTYPMYILSVPSGRDLLEIFKKLYISPLWSKNSKFFVILETEEPCAQLWEILITLWWYGTLSCVVVCSNTGNESSLYTVNPFVNQAPDAWVGINEKFFDWHRRQIFFYNQPFTNDYKICETLFFDKTKVLGGYPVNIAAMGKNTPVMFDDIFGSLNMTQNVRYFEPINRVGKTIVADGNCDIATVFYELGDLYRDEHIVPVPFELSFIIVTQKANFQSASSEIANVIDINGAIAIILLLLVITLMIVLHNKYQIGLAVLDVLKLLMSMGIDAPLDRLAMKITFFTGFFFVFLFSPLLEGQLFAVLTRPPTYNMESLKDLYDHKYHVYFENVILDDILEEQLWKTVEDMKYLHPLYAYNSADKCLKLAMENNTVACIFQDAKQINSALKQNFHISKHFTLKHNYFLHTRKKWAMTDRLNDKVSKLKEAGILDDEVKTVVQYALKKIKAKERIKKIVDYQEIDAVDLTNLYVFMAFFQFLAVIVFGIEYIVGRYRRPRQ, translated from the exons atGGTGTTgataaagaatattattttgagtGCATTGTTCGCTAGTGTTTCGTGctacgaatttaaaattttcaatttatcacCAAAAATCCCTCCAATCACACACACAAATATg gctcaactttttgaactttgttATGCAAATACATCAAATCCAATAGCCATTACTGAAAATTTGGTAGAGACATTTCACAAAAATTTGTCAATTACAATAATGGCACCTGTCATTGTCATCaacgaaaattttattgccaaAGACATTCAACTGTACTATCCAACCTAtccaatgtatattttatcagtGCCGAGTGGTAGAGATTTGTTggaaatctttaaaaaattgtacattTCACCGCTATGgagtaaaaattcaaaattttttgtgatccTCGAAACTGAAGAACCTTGCGCGCAATTATGGGAAATTCTTATTACACTGTGGTGGTATGGAACGTTATCATGTGTCGTGGTGTGCTCCAACACCGGTAATGAATCCAGTCTCTATACTGTGAATCCCTTTGTAAACCAAGCACCCGATGCTTGGGTTGGAATTaatgaaaagttttttgaCTGGCATAGacgacaaatatttttttacaatcaacCTTTTACTAACG attataaaatatgtgAGACTCTCTTTTTCGATAAAACTAAAGTTCTTGGTGGCTATCCCGTTAACATAGCTGCTATGGGAAAAAATACACCTGTAATGTTTGATGACATATTTGGTTCTTTAAACATGACTCAAAACGTCAGGTACTTCGAACCTATTAATCGGGTAGGCAAAACCATAGTAGCAGATGGAAATTGCGATATCGCTACAGTATTTTATGAACTAGGCGATTTATATCGAGATGAACACATAGTGCCTGTGCCTTTCGAATTGTCTTTTATCATAGTAACACAAAAGgcaaattttcaatcagcgTCTTCTGAAATTGCGAATGTAATCGATATTAATGGAGCGATAGCGAtaattcttcttcttcttgtaATCACCCTCATGATTGTTTTGCACAATAAGTATCAGATCGGATTAGCTGTTCTGGATGTCCTGAAGCTGCTGATGAGTATGGGAATCGATGCACCTCTCGATCGGCTCGCCATGAAAATCACCTTCTTCAcggggtttttttttgtttttttatttagtccaTTGCTTGAGGGACAATTATTTGCCGTATTAACTCGCCCGCCAACTTACAACATGGAGTCCCTTAAAGACTTGTACGATCACAAGTATCACGTCTATTTTGAGAATGTCATTCTTGATGATATTTTAGAAGAGCAATTATGGAAAACTGTTGAGGATATGAAATACTTACATCCCTTGTACGCATACAACAGCGCAGACAAATGTTTGAAACTAGCTATGGAAAATAATACCGTCGCGTGTATATTTCAAGATGCTAAACAAATTAACAGTGCTCTTAAACAGAACTTTCATATATCTAAACATTTTACGTTGAAACATAACTATTTCCTTCATACGCGTAAGAAATGGGCTATGACGGATCGACTTAATGATAAAGTGTCAAAGCTAAAAGAAGCTGGAATTCTAGATGACGAAGTAAAAACTGTCGTGCAGTATGCACTGAAGAAGATTAAAGCTAaggaaagaattaaaaaaatcgttgATTATCAAGAAATTGACGCTGTAGATTTAACGAatttgtatgtatttatggCATTTTTCCAGTTTTTGGCGGTTATTGTTTTTGGTATTGAGTATATTGTCGGACGTTATCGCCGCccaagacaataa
- the LOC130677280 gene encoding uncharacterized protein LOC130677280, which translates to MMLMKNIILSALFASVSCYEFKNFKLSSTNPPITHTNMAQLFELCFANTSNPIVITENLVETFHKNMPITIRAPVVIINKNFIRKNIQLYYPTHPMYILSVSSYGEMFELLQKLIHLPFWSQKSIFFVIFETTRACERSWEMIYALSMAELLSCIIVCSRTGNTTSLYTYNPFTRRAPNPWVEVNFDLVDWRGRPLTLYNQSFSNDHKICETLLFDKTKFLDGYPVIIAAQSKLSPLILNYTFTSLNMTQKVINLNSDDSIHLSVINRVCDISQLYSPNIDPRIVHTVPVITEKSYIIVTKKASYLSAVYEIAHVFDINGAIAIIFLLLLITLLIVLHNKYQVGLAVLDVLKLLMSMGIDAPLDRLAMKITFFTGFLFVFLFSPLIEGQLFAVLSRPPTYNMESLKDLYDHKYHVYCPEIVHKYILEEQLWKTDEDMKYLHIATPYNNEIINCFKQVFENKKVACIFEEVLIIDAIVIKNLHISKRFMLKRSGFYQARKFWALADRFYHKSLNIQEAGIELRMRRQIGRTSRKKLKAKERLKRIADYQEIDAVDLTYLYVFMAFFQFLAVIVFGIEYIVGRYRRPRQ; encoded by the exons atGATGTTGATgaagaatattattttgagtGCATTATTTGCGAGTGTTTCGTGCTACgaattcaaaaactttaaattatcatcaacAAATCCTCCAATCACGCACACAAATATG gctcaactttttgaactttgttTTGCAAATACATCAAATCCGATAGTCATAACTGAAAATTTGGTAGAGACatttcacaaaaatatgcccATCACAATAAGGGCACCTGTCGTTatcatcaacaaaaatttcatcCGCAAAAACATTCAGCTGTACTATCCAACTCATCCGatgtatattttatcagtGTCGAGTTATGGAGAAATGTTTGAACTCTTACAAAAATTGATTCATTTACCGTTCTGGAGTCAAAAATCCATATTCTTTGTGATCTTCGAAACCACAAGAGCTTGCGAGCGTTCATGGGAAATGATCTACGCACTGTCAATGGCTGAACTGTTATCATGTATCATAGTGTGCTCTAGAACCGGTAATACAACCAGCCTTTATACTTATAATCCATTCACAAGACGAGCACCCAATCCTTGGGTCGAAGTCAACTTCGATTTGGTTGACTGGCGCGGACGACCATTGACCCTCTAcaatcaatctttttcaaaCG atCATAAAATTTGTGAGACTCTCCTTTttgacaaaacaaaatttcttgatgGCTATCCTGTTATCATTGCCGCACAAAGTAAATTATCGCCATTGATATTGAATTACACATTTACTTCATTAAACATGacccaaaaagtgataaactTGAATTCAGACGACTCGATACATCTGTCAGTAATAAATAGAGTTTGCGATATCAGTCAACTATACAGTCCGAATATCGACCCTCGTATTGTACATACGGTGCCAGTGATTACCGAAAAATCTTATATCATAGTAACGAAGAAAGCAAGTTATCTATCAGCAGTTTATGAAATTGCGCATGTATTTGATATTAATGGAGCCATAGcgataatttttcttcttcttttaaTTACCCTCTTGATTGTATTGCACAATAAGTATCAAGTCGGATTGGCCGTTCTGGATGTCCTGAAGCTGCTGATGAGTATGGGGATCGATGCACCTCTCGATCGACTTGCCATGAAAATCACCTTCTTCACGGGATtcttgtttgtttttttatttagtccaTTGATTGAGGGACAATTATTTGCCGTATTATCTCGCCCGCCGACTTATAACATGGAGTCCCTCAAAGACTTGTATGATCATAAGTATCACGTATATTGTCCGGAGATAGTCCATAAATACATTTTAGAAGAGCAATTATGGAAAACTGATGAGGATATGAAATACTTACATATTGCAACCCCATACAACaacgaaataataaattgttttaaacaAGTTTTCGAAAATAAGAAGGTCGCTTGTATCTTTGAAGAAGTCTTGATAATTGATGccattgttataaaaaatttgcataTATCAAAACGTTTTATGTTGAAAAGATCAGGTTTTTATCAAGCGAGAAAGTTTTGGGCTCTGGCAGATCgattttatcataaatcatTAAACATACAAGAGGCAGGAATCGAACTTAGGATGCGGCGACAAATCGGAAGGACATCAAGGAAGAAGCTGAAAGCTAAGGAAAGACTTAAAAGAATTGCTGATTATCAAGAAATTGACGCTGTAGatttaacatatttatatgtatttatggcATTTTTCCAGTTTTTGGCGGTTATTGTTTTTGGTATCGAGTATATTGTCGGACGTTATCGCCGCccaagacaataa
- the LOC130677365 gene encoding corticotropin-releasing factor-binding protein — MQPHKRGAIIFIFIFQFFIINKSYASIILPERRIPVSKITSDSVINNPLTNYIFKGVSKIVPPSIIISDCIFVTSDSGKFTYESTNNDPTVCGVYLITDPDKKVELNFLSFDVPCEQDGLVSFVDGWELNGEFFPPPNDHELPFENRITEFCGKHVSHTFISSQNSALIQYRIPFKGKGFTLFVRYRKNPYPCNILVNSTMDTFTLRNYGERKNCTLATVYPSALQIISLNVGTKRLEGLPYLRQIDTGIIHHCDKRRLLDQVLIGGSNGLDTSKFELLDSVCGLNSKPDRNYKLIGCGVTAIRLISSGLFDNSVSVFVRPAVEEEILNSNLICGLPVLDDA; from the exons atgcaaCCACACAAACGCGGGGCAATtatctttatctttatctttcaattttttatcatcaataaaagTTATGCCAGTATTATTTTACCTGAACGACGCATACCTGTAAGTAAG atAACTTCCGACTCAGTGATAAATAATCCATTGACTAATTATATATTCAAAGGCGTGAGTAAAATAGTTCCTCCGTCTATAATTATTTCAG ACTGTATATTTGTAACATCAGATAGCGGTAAATTTACATACGAGTCAACAAACAACGACCCGACAGTCTGTggtgtttatttaataacagatccagataaaaaagttgaattgaACTTTTTATCTTTTGATGTACCTTGTGAACAAGATGGCCTCGTAtcg TTTGTCGATGGTTGGGAACTCAACGGTGAATTTTTCCCTCCACCAAACGACCACGAACTACCATTTGAAAACCGCATCACCGAATTCTGCGGCAAGCATGTGAGCCATACATTTATAAGCTCACAGAACAGTGCACTCATACAATATCGCATACCATTCAAAGGCAAAGGCTTCACATTGTTTGTACGCTATCGTAAAAATCCGTATC CCTGTAATATACTGGTTAACAGTACTATGGACACATTTACGCTTCGCAATTATGGCGAACGTAAAAATTGTACTCTTGCAACAGTGTATCCATCGGCGTTACAAATTATTAGTTTGAATGTTGGTACTAAAAGACTTGAAGGTTTGCCTTATTTACGACAAATCGATACAGGAATTATTCAtcat tgCGATAAGCGAAGACTACTAGACCAAGTACTAATTGGTGGTAGTAACGGATTAGATACATCTAAATTCGAGCTACTCGACTCCGTATGTGGTTTGAATTCAAAACCAG ATCGTAATTATAAGCTAATTGGATGTGGCGTGACAGCAATTCGATTAATATCGAGTGGACTTTTCGACAACTCAGTCAGCGTCTTCGTTCGACCGGCCGTCGAAGAAGAAATTCTCAactcaaatttaatttgcGGTCTTCCAGTACTCGATGACGCTTAG
- the LOC130677382 gene encoding uncharacterized protein LOC130677382, producing MCQRLYNYSLVIYVVISSLLIISSAEESESWSDSLNRLLKNCANNYNNNNNHINNEKNEFLDNLKYCLQKRAVIAMDAFFSEETIPVLNGVDFVKFDEKNSTDYKSESFNAARAAGKTWPQIVFSRFARLFKTHVIKIDIDRIINPEAFVDSSSNDVIEGRRRHHRRRNHLMPMLMMGVLVMGSVLIPMGFQFLAVLGGKALLLAKLALMLSSIQGLKKIATNGVNYGLYHAPVSDGWHERSSRPEPLGPFELPYAAYARH from the exons ATGTGTCAACGATTGTATAATTACTCATTAGTAATTTATGTAGTAATAagttcattattaataataagtagTGCCGAGGAATCGGAAAGTTGGTCTGACAGTTTGaatagattattaaaaaattgtgcgaataattacaataataacaataatcatataaataatgaaaaaaatgaatttttggataatttGAAATACTGTTTGCAAAAACGTGCTGTCATTGCAATGGATGCATTTTTCTCCGAAGAAACAATTCCTGTTTTGAACGGCGTCGACTTTGTTAAATTTGATGAGAAAAATTCAACTGattacaa aaGTGAGTCATTTAATGCAGCTCGCGCTGCTGGTAAAACATGGCCACAAATAGTATTTAGTCGGTTTGCCCGATTATTTAAAACCCACGTCATTAAAATTGATATCGACCGAATTATAAATCCTGAGGCATTTGTTGATTCAAGTTCAAATGACGTCATCGAag GGCGAAGACGCCATCACAGAAGACGTAACCATTTGATGCCCATGTTAATGATGGGAGTTTTGGTAATGGGATCAGTATTGATACCAATGGGATTCCAATTTCTCGCAGTACTAGGAGGCAAAGCTCTTCTTCTTGCAAAATTAGCTTTGATGTTATCGTCAATTCaggggttaaaaaaaatcgcaaCCAATGGAGTTAATTATGGGTTATATCACGCACCTGTTTCCGATGGATGGCACGAACGCAGCAGTCGCCCGGAACCATTAGGGCCATTCGAGTTACCTTATGCTGCTTATGCTCgtcattaa